A genome region from Myroides fluvii includes the following:
- a CDS encoding M56 family metallopeptidase has product MTPFILYLLKANGLLLLILVFYLLFLRKETFFVAIRYYFLIGIALSLILPLLSYTKTVYVEQTMDWSLLLNQMNEVPDGAMQQSFFEQVDFVALLPYVFGGITFVIGFFFCGTILGLIRHIKQLQLWKVQTNIKVDHTTQEAYSFWNWIVLPSNYKEIGALETIIQHEHIHVQQKHTLDLLVVQLVRRIFWFNPFLLLLERVVRLNLEYIVDQEVTALQNRYDYQMTLVQFEQTKTTSLSLVNSFRSSDLKKRIIMLNQPKSKNMKKSKFVLCLPLAVGFFLLFQVHTKAEIRFVNQETATTKQEPEKMQKASGTTILSNNGEEVNTAQKEVLDDLIQKAKEGRTAGETAEANQRGEGSIYVTTNDPSGKIKMTMNGKELTEEEHRLHTEKRRAEGTIQTYTFTSTGTDSKTRIVINGKEYTMEDFAKIGKEINGDEISYTIDRETLLRDAQRTKEETKKKKENLKREMEQARREMEESRKEMEKSRKDMEASRKDMEKSWKEKEKLRKQELEQIKDKLIIYNGKEMSLEELEKISPTGLGGGNIKIYSTEESIEKYGDKGKNGVIVVTSGTNQVQRIDARGKTINTVSFSSMPDNEISILYVVDGKRIKPSELSTIKSEEIESMNVLKGEMAKEKYGKEGENGVIEIIKKK; this is encoded by the coding sequence ATGACTCCTTTTATTCTTTATCTGCTAAAAGCGAATGGGTTATTGTTGCTGATTCTCGTTTTTTATCTCTTGTTTTTGAGAAAGGAAACGTTTTTTGTAGCAATTCGCTATTATTTTTTAATAGGAATTGCGCTGAGCCTTATATTGCCTTTGCTCAGTTATACGAAAACAGTCTATGTTGAGCAAACGATGGATTGGTCTTTGCTTCTCAATCAAATGAATGAGGTTCCTGATGGAGCAATGCAGCAAAGCTTTTTTGAACAGGTGGACTTTGTTGCGTTACTACCTTATGTGTTTGGAGGAATTACCTTTGTAATAGGATTCTTCTTTTGCGGTACAATATTGGGGTTGATTCGCCATATTAAGCAATTGCAACTTTGGAAAGTACAGACTAATATTAAAGTGGATCACACCACACAAGAGGCGTATTCGTTTTGGAATTGGATTGTATTACCTTCTAATTACAAAGAAATAGGTGCATTGGAGACAATCATTCAACATGAACACATCCACGTGCAACAGAAGCATACATTGGATCTTTTAGTTGTTCAATTAGTGCGTCGCATTTTTTGGTTTAATCCTTTTTTATTGCTTTTAGAGCGAGTAGTTCGCCTCAATTTAGAATATATCGTCGATCAAGAAGTAACCGCACTACAAAATCGATATGACTATCAAATGACTTTGGTGCAGTTTGAACAAACCAAAACTACATCCCTTTCTTTAGTGAACTCTTTTAGATCTTCAGATTTAAAAAAGAGAATCATCATGTTAAACCAACCCAAATCTAAAAATATGAAAAAATCAAAATTTGTTTTATGTCTACCCTTAGCGGTGGGATTCTTTTTGCTTTTTCAAGTACATACGAAGGCAGAAATTCGCTTTGTGAATCAGGAAACAGCCACTACAAAACAAGAACCAGAAAAAATGCAAAAAGCAAGTGGAACGACAATCCTAAGCAATAATGGAGAGGAAGTAAACACAGCTCAAAAAGAGGTACTGGATGATTTGATACAAAAGGCAAAAGAGGGAAGGACCGCTGGAGAAACAGCAGAGGCCAATCAAAGGGGGGAGGGTTCCATTTATGTTACGACAAATGATCCTTCAGGAAAAATCAAGATGACAATGAATGGAAAAGAACTGACAGAAGAAGAACATCGTTTGCACACAGAAAAAAGAAGGGCAGAAGGCACGATTCAAACCTATACGTTTACAAGCACGGGAACTGATTCAAAGACTCGTATTGTCATTAATGGGAAAGAATATACTATGGAAGATTTTGCGAAAATAGGAAAGGAAATCAATGGAGATGAAATTTCGTATACTATAGATAGAGAAACACTGCTGAGAGATGCTCAAAGAACAAAAGAGGAAACGAAGAAGAAGAAAGAGAATCTAAAAAGAGAAATGGAGCAAGCAAGAAGGGAAATGGAAGAATCTCGAAAGGAAATGGAAAAGTCAAGAAAAGATATGGAAGCTTCTCGAAAAGACATGGAAAAATCCTGGAAAGAAAAGGAGAAATTGAGAAAGCAAGAATTAGAGCAAATAAAGGATAAATTAATTATCTACAATGGAAAGGAAATGTCCTTGGAAGAATTGGAAAAAATAAGTCCTACTGGATTGGGTGGTGGAAATATCAAGATCTACAGCACAGAAGAAAGTATCGAAAAATATGGAGACAAAGGAAAAAATGGAGTTATCGTTGTGACTTCTGGCACAAATCAAGTGCAAAGAATTGATGCAAGAGGAAAAACAATAAATACGGTTTCCTTTTCATCTATGCCGGATAATGAAATATCAATACTTTATGTTGTGGATGGTAAAAGAATTAAACCGAGTGAGCTGAGTACAATTAAATCCGAAGAGATTGAAAGTATGAATGTCTTAAAAGGAGAAATGGCAAAAGAAAAATATGGAAAAGAAGGAGAAAATGGGGTAATTGAGATTATTAAAAAGAAATAG
- a CDS encoding septal ring lytic transglycosylase RlpA family protein, with amino-acid sequence MKYFQYIIFALAIFTLSSFEEAGKLKEKNKPAAVSMGQVVDTVATLDLPIIEEDSIVMAEVEEDSFEVINDETKASYYHDKFSGRKTASGEIFDNSKYTAAHKTLPFGTKIKVTNLKNKRSVVLTVTDRGPFTKGRTVDLSKRAFMDLTDNLGRGVLDVKVERMIEDIQ; translated from the coding sequence ATGAAATATTTTCAATATATAATTTTTGCCTTAGCAATCTTCACCCTATCGAGTTTTGAAGAGGCAGGAAAGCTGAAAGAAAAAAACAAACCCGCTGCTGTTAGTATGGGACAAGTAGTAGATACTGTAGCTACATTAGATTTACCTATCATTGAGGAAGATTCTATTGTAATGGCAGAGGTGGAAGAGGATTCATTTGAAGTAATAAATGATGAAACAAAAGCGTCATACTATCACGATAAATTCTCAGGAAGAAAGACGGCTAGTGGGGAGATATTCGATAATTCGAAATACACGGCAGCCCATAAAACATTGCCTTTCGGAACAAAGATTAAAGTAACAAACCTTAAAAATAAACGTTCTGTGGTGCTGACTGTAACGGATCGTGGCCCTTTCACCAAAGGACGTACGGTTGATCTTTCAAAACGAGCGTTTATGGACTTGACAGATAATTTAGGACGTGGGGTCTTAGATGTGAAGGTAGAACGTATGATAGAAGATATTCAGTAA
- a CDS encoding TonB-dependent receptor, which produces MPHFIHNSLILCTFLLASLVAVGQERIQGKVVDQANTPIEGAIISLVKAETEEVIQYTQSNTAGVFEMSLLTPSPNLNLRIQHLDYALYHHALVFPVSYLTLTLKEQQTVLEEIFIKPSPITQRNDTLSYRVESFATKTDRVLEDVLKRLPGIEVSASGQIKYQGENINRFYVEGLDLMKGRYSAVTKAISPDDISRVEVYEDHQPIKMLDGKVATGKPALNIRLKNKVSRAGTAKIGGGFTPFLWDVALSPMFFSQNFQTLASYETNNTGQTLTTKMQQLYTFQEYDTFLYSSTNTPFLQLATNTDPSIKQNRYWFNTSHLGNLNVLQKLRSNWELTGTFYYLNENNDADDRVQTTTIHYLNPTLGTSEPITYQRTTASHAAKEIFHAELTVTQNKKQNYTKNKTTIRVSKDKTRGDLVVNTPENLIQQKVNAPIFQLQNTLSTLIPLTEKHWINFRSLLDFSNSKEAYSASPTALFNLDNPDLSTYQSLSQHYDNQSFYTKNAIAYVWRQHAWTFSEEYNFTFQQTHVNTGLYGNETDFWIPIPGDYHNQLHYQTSSNALHSRINFKAKRWSFNLNLPLDWTTVSLIDKERDQRDSNRKLFLSPTFYAQYVASLYWTFKGNIGYTSVFTPLNQLYSSTVLNELNFSAYTNRILPSHHFTSKIETNFKDPFTGWFAYFNLAYIEQQNPILFAQEIGENGQQVIRAIEQNNTQITQRLELNINKLIEPISTILKGSFSHSRNKNPMLINQAHNTVRIHQNSYRFSLSNTSFTWLNIDYSFAYQQVQNKDFSSSSSTKITHDATLGLLPFAQHTLLTTLAYQEDHIQQQSFSNTFVDLIYRYTFSKRKIDLELAWTNIFNYKEYSQVIVNDMMTNVMQTPIRPRQLMVSIRFAF; this is translated from the coding sequence ATGCCCCATTTTATTCACAACTCTCTTATTTTATGTACCTTTCTTCTAGCAAGTCTAGTTGCCGTTGGACAAGAGCGCATTCAAGGAAAAGTGGTAGATCAAGCAAACACGCCTATTGAAGGAGCCATCATCTCCCTTGTAAAAGCAGAAACTGAAGAAGTGATTCAATATACACAATCCAATACAGCAGGGGTTTTTGAAATGTCGTTACTTACACCTAGTCCAAACCTCAACCTGCGCATTCAACATCTTGATTATGCGCTATATCACCATGCTTTAGTATTTCCTGTTTCTTATCTCACACTCACCTTAAAAGAACAGCAAACCGTACTAGAAGAAATTTTCATTAAACCTTCTCCAATTACTCAGCGAAACGATACCCTCAGCTATCGCGTAGAATCTTTTGCTACCAAAACCGATCGCGTCTTAGAAGATGTCTTGAAACGACTTCCTGGTATAGAAGTTAGCGCATCAGGTCAAATCAAGTATCAAGGAGAAAATATCAATCGATTTTACGTAGAAGGGTTGGATTTGATGAAAGGGCGTTATTCCGCGGTTACCAAAGCCATTTCACCAGACGATATTAGTCGGGTAGAGGTTTATGAAGATCATCAACCCATCAAAATGTTGGATGGCAAGGTTGCAACAGGTAAACCTGCTTTAAATATTCGTTTAAAAAACAAAGTAAGTCGTGCAGGTACAGCCAAAATTGGTGGAGGATTTACTCCTTTTCTTTGGGATGTTGCTCTTTCTCCAATGTTCTTTAGTCAAAATTTTCAAACGCTCGCTAGTTATGAAACCAACAATACAGGACAAACCTTAACTACTAAAATGCAGCAGTTGTATACGTTTCAAGAGTACGATACTTTTTTATATTCCTCAACCAACACGCCTTTTCTACAACTAGCCACTAATACTGATCCTTCGATCAAGCAGAATCGCTATTGGTTTAATACAAGTCATTTAGGGAATCTAAATGTACTGCAAAAACTCAGAAGCAATTGGGAACTTACAGGAACCTTCTATTATTTAAATGAAAATAATGATGCTGATGATCGAGTACAAACCACAACCATACACTATCTAAATCCAACACTTGGTACCTCTGAGCCCATAACATATCAAAGAACAACCGCTAGTCATGCGGCAAAAGAAATCTTTCATGCTGAATTGACCGTAACACAAAATAAAAAACAAAACTATACCAAAAACAAAACGACAATCCGCGTATCAAAAGATAAAACAAGGGGGGATTTGGTGGTCAATACACCAGAAAATTTGATTCAGCAAAAAGTAAACGCTCCTATTTTTCAATTGCAAAATACGTTGAGTACCCTTATTCCTTTAACGGAAAAGCATTGGATTAATTTTCGTTCTCTCCTAGATTTTTCAAACAGCAAAGAAGCGTATTCCGCTTCTCCAACTGCACTTTTTAATTTAGATAATCCAGATTTATCCACTTACCAATCCTTATCACAACACTATGATAATCAATCATTCTATACAAAAAATGCTATAGCCTATGTTTGGAGGCAGCATGCTTGGACTTTTTCTGAAGAATATAACTTTACCTTCCAACAAACGCATGTCAATACGGGTTTGTATGGAAATGAAACTGATTTTTGGATTCCTATCCCTGGAGATTACCACAATCAACTGCATTATCAAACGAGCAGTAATGCCTTACATTCCAGAATCAATTTCAAAGCGAAACGTTGGTCCTTTAACCTCAATCTTCCTTTAGATTGGACCACCGTATCGCTGATAGACAAAGAAAGAGACCAGCGTGATAGCAATCGCAAATTATTTCTTTCTCCCACTTTTTATGCGCAATATGTTGCCTCTTTATACTGGACATTCAAAGGAAACATAGGGTATACCAGTGTTTTCACACCACTAAATCAACTGTATTCTTCTACTGTACTCAATGAATTAAATTTTAGCGCTTATACCAATCGCATTCTACCAAGTCATCACTTTACGAGTAAAATTGAAACCAACTTTAAAGATCCCTTTACGGGGTGGTTTGCCTATTTTAATCTAGCATATATTGAACAACAGAATCCTATTTTATTTGCTCAAGAAATTGGCGAAAATGGGCAACAAGTTATTCGCGCTATTGAACAAAATAACACCCAAATAACACAACGCTTAGAACTAAATATCAACAAGTTGATTGAACCAATTAGCACAATCTTAAAAGGAAGTTTTTCACATAGTAGAAATAAAAATCCAATGTTAATTAATCAAGCGCATAATACAGTAAGAATCCATCAAAACAGCTATCGATTCAGTTTGTCCAACACCTCTTTTACTTGGTTGAATATTGATTATTCCTTTGCCTATCAACAAGTCCAAAACAAAGATTTTTCTTCTTCCAGTAGCACTAAAATAACCCATGATGCGACCTTGGGTTTACTGCCTTTTGCCCAACATACTTTACTTACTACACTTGCGTATCAAGAAGATCACATCCAACAACAATCGTTCAGCAACACCTTTGTAGATTTAATCTATCGCTATACTTTTTCCAAACGCAAAATTGATTTGGAACTCGCTTGGACCAATATTTTTAATTATAAGGAATACAGTCAGGTCATCGTCAATGATATGATGACAAATGTGATGCAAACGCCAATAAGACCACGACAGCTCATGGTCTCGATTCGCTTTGCCTTCTAA
- a CDS encoding ATP-binding cassette domain-containing protein, which yields MSTLYIDSLVYQINHKTILNNIYFQMQTGELIELTGSNGAGKSTFLEVLFGTKKPQHMHLKIDQKLIRNSNHLQRYFALKPQFGFFPKHLRLRAVLPKQYWEWPDFKTQLNHPISHFSTGIQQLIQTLFVLELPQPFILLDEPFAGLSPILQEQLLAVLQQKNKTKGILIVNHIPHLLDEIRTREVQLIQGILQST from the coding sequence ATGTCAACCTTGTATATAGATAGTCTTGTGTATCAGATCAATCACAAAACGATACTCAACAACATCTACTTTCAAATGCAAACGGGAGAGCTCATTGAGTTAACCGGTTCCAATGGAGCGGGAAAATCAACCTTCCTCGAGGTGCTATTTGGCACCAAAAAACCGCAACATATGCACCTCAAAATCGATCAAAAGCTCATTCGTAATTCCAACCACTTACAACGTTATTTTGCATTAAAACCACAATTTGGCTTTTTCCCCAAACACCTGCGCCTCCGAGCTGTATTGCCCAAACAGTATTGGGAGTGGCCTGATTTTAAAACACAGTTAAACCATCCAATTTCTCATTTTTCAACGGGCATTCAACAGCTTATACAAACGCTATTTGTACTTGAACTACCTCAACCTTTTATTTTATTAGATGAACCTTTCGCGGGGCTATCCCCCATCCTTCAAGAACAGCTTCTTGCTGTTTTACAACAAAAAAACAAGACTAAAGGAATTCTTATCGTCAATCACATCCCCCATCTCTTAGATGAAATTCGAACGCGAGAAGTACAGCTCATCCAGGGCATTCTCCAATCAACTTAA
- a CDS encoding GLPGLI family protein yields MMKKSLLATLAFMLTICSYAQQKTIMRYNYSGKIVSDKTQPQKIDESVFILDIDSTQSSRFLELALLERKRGAATVKNQDELMQILSTYRPKTNFTVFYSNGILASTSKIWRTTYIYKKSINDLIWKIEPGTEQWNSYTVQKATTFFEGRYWNVFFTTAIPLIEGPYKFKNLPGFVVKAWDDEQHYVFELLNNEKIKIDNWEIINPKELEIEITEEQYVKALKIQQNKTYKDNLIEMNPKNAETVPAEFDVKIGLRSNPIYKVQ; encoded by the coding sequence ATGATGAAAAAATCACTTTTAGCAACTCTCGCTTTTATGTTGACCATTTGTTCTTATGCTCAGCAAAAAACAATTATGCGTTATAACTATTCTGGTAAAATTGTCTCAGATAAAACACAACCTCAAAAGATAGACGAAAGCGTATTTATATTAGATATTGATTCTACACAATCCTCGCGTTTTCTCGAATTAGCGCTATTAGAAAGAAAGCGAGGTGCAGCTACTGTAAAAAACCAAGATGAACTCATGCAAATTCTTTCCACTTATCGTCCTAAAACAAATTTTACCGTTTTTTATTCTAACGGAATCTTAGCTAGCACTAGTAAAATATGGAGAACAACCTACATTTATAAAAAATCAATAAACGATCTAATCTGGAAAATAGAACCAGGTACAGAGCAATGGAACAGCTATACTGTTCAAAAAGCGACTACGTTCTTTGAAGGCCGATATTGGAATGTCTTCTTCACTACAGCTATTCCCTTAATTGAAGGGCCTTATAAATTTAAAAACCTACCTGGTTTTGTGGTTAAAGCCTGGGATGATGAGCAACATTATGTATTTGAGCTTCTCAATAATGAAAAAATAAAAATTGACAATTGGGAAATAATAAACCCTAAAGAGTTGGAAATAGAAATCACAGAGGAACAATATGTCAAGGCCTTGAAAATTCAGCAAAACAAAACATATAAAGATAACTTAATTGAAATGAATCCCAAAAATGCTGAAACAGTACCAGCAGAATTTGATGTAAAAATAGGCCTTCGTTCGAATCCAATTTATAAAGTTCAATAA